The Actinomadura graeca nucleotide sequence CGGGCCACAGGAGCTGGTTGAGCCCGGCGAACGCGATGCCCGACTCCGCCTCGATCCCGACCGCGCGCAGGACGCGCGGCACGCCGTCCGCGGCACTCTCCAGCAGCGCGGACTTGCCGATGCCGGCCTCGCCGCGCAGCACGAGGGCGCCGCTGCGCCCGCCGTCGCGCGCCTCCGCGAGCAGCGAGGAGATCCGCGCCTGTTCGGTTTCACGCCCGTAGAGCACGTCTCCAAACTACGGGGCCGACTACCGAAACTTTACGGATTCGCTGCGGGGCCGGCTCTCCGTACCTTCATGGCCGATGCGCACGCCATGAGGAGGACGTCATGAAGGAACTGTTCGAGCCGCTGCCGGTCGGGAAGCTGGAGTTGCCCAACCGCCTGGTGATGGCGCCGATGACCCGCAGCCGGGCGTTCGAGGACGGCGAGGTGACCGGGCTGACCGCCGAGTACTACGCGCAGCGCGCCACGGCCGGGTTGATCATCTCGGAGGGCACGCAGCCGAGCGTCCGGGGACAGGGCTACGTCTGGACGCCCGGCCTGCACTCCGGCGGGCAGGTGGAGGCGTGGCGGGCGGTCACCGGCGCCGTGCACGCCGCGGGCGGGCGGATCTTCGCCCAGCTGATGCACACGGGCCGCGTGGGCCACCCGGTGCTGTACCCGGACGGCGCGCCGCCGCTGGGCCCGTCCGCTATCGCCAGCGGCGAGCAGCTGTTCACGCCGGAGGGGATGCTCGACCACCCCGAGCCCCGCGAGATGACCACGGACGACATCGCCCAGGCCGTCCGGGAGTTCGCGGACGCCGCCCGCAACGCCATGGACGCCGGGTTCGACGGAGTGGAACTGCACGGCGCGAACGGCTACCTGATCCACCAGTTCCTCGGGGACGGGAGCAACACGCGGACGGACGGCTATGGCGGGACCGTCCAGAACCGCATCAGGTTCGCCGTGGAGGTCACGCAGGCCGTCGCCGAAGCGATCGGACCAGAGCACGTGGGCCTCCGAGTGTCCCCGGGTAACAACGCCAACGGCGTCACCGAGAGCGACACACCCGCGTTGTACACGGCGCTGGTCGCGGCCTTGGCGCCGCTAGGAATTGCTTACCTCCACGTCATGGAGACGGGTCTCCGGGACCTGACCCGCACGCTCCGTGCCGCCTGGCCGGGAACGCTGATCCTCAACCCGCACCCGACGCCGGACACCGACCAGGCCACTCCCGAACACGGCGCCGAGGCGCTGCGCGAGGGCCTGGCCGACGCGGTCTCGTTCGCGCGCCTGTGGCTCGCCAACCCCGATCTCCCGGAGCGGATCCGGGCCGGAGGCCCGTACAACGAGGCCGACCCGGCGAGCTTCTACGGCGGCGACCACCGCGGCTACACCGACTATCCGGCGCTCACCGCCTGAGCAAGGCGAGGCCCCGTACCGGACGTCCGGCACGGGGCCCTCGCGTGATCTATGCCCGGCTCAGTAGCCGGGGCGGACAGCGCCGCTGAAGTGGCGCTTGTAGTAACCCGCCAGCTTGACCTTCTTGACCCGCTTGCCCGAGCTGGGCGCGTGGATCATGTAGCCCTTCCCGACGTAGATGCCCATGTGGGTCTTGCCGCCATAGAAGAAGAGCAGGTCGCCCTTGACCGCGCCCTTCCACGAGACCTTGTACTTGACCGCACGGTAGATCTGCTGTGTCGTGCGGGGAAGTTTCACCCCGGCCTTGCGCCACGCCGTGCCGGCCAGTCCCGAGCAGTCCCACGAGCCGGGCCCGTTGCCGCCGTAGCGGTACGGGTCGCCGATCTGCTTGTAGGCGAACTTGACGGCGATGGCGGCGCGCTTCTTCTGACGCGCCTTCCTGGACGCGGAGATCTTGGTGGCGGCCAGGTTCGTGGCCGTCACCGCCTGGGCCGGGGCCGTGGCCCGCGCCGGGGTCGCCTGGGCGGGCGCCGCCACCAGCAGCGACACGCCGAGCGCGGTCGCGGTGGTGAGGACGGTGCCGCCGGCGAGCGACGTGCGGGCGATACGGGTCTTCAGGGGGTTTCTGGGGGTATGCAGGATGACTCCAGATTTCGCGGATGGTGCCTGCCGGGCAGCCCTCACCGCAGGCGGGACTACCGCTCTGGCGTTTCGGGATGCAGCGGCCGCCGTTCTCCGGGGCGTCGCGGGGGGACGCCGCGGACACGGCCGCGTCTCGGCTCCGTGCCTCATGGCTGCACGGATTCGGCGATCGACGGCGGTTCTTCGGCGGTGGCGCCGTCCGGGGGACGGCGTGCCGGGCCCGCACCGGGGACCCGTGCCGTCCGGAAGGGACGATCCCGGACCTGAGAGGGGCGAAGTCCGAGACGCACCGCAACCGCGCGTCGGATTGCGTGTTCTGTTATCTGGGGCGGCGTGGTGTGCCGCACGAACCGGGCAGGAACGTAGCCAGGGTCCGGCTCGGCTGGCAAATGTGAAGCCGATTCTCAGGTGCCATGAGTTCCTGACGCGCAGTGACGATCACGGTGCTGCCTGCGCCGATGATGACCGAATTCGAGTAATTGTGAAGTGGGTCACAGTTCCTTGGAGAGGTGAAATCGGTGCCGTCTCTCCGGACGCACGGTGAGTGATTCTGTGCGTCCCGTGATGGCCATTCTTGGAACTGCGTGCCCAGATCACGGGCTCGGCGGGCTGGATCGAACGCGGTTCGGACCCGGTTTTGAAGGTCCCTGGAAGTGCTCTGGAGGTGTCCTGGAGGAGACGCGAGGCATACCAGGAAAATGGATCTTGGACTGCTGCCCGGACCTCGCGACGTTATGTGGGCGTGATATGCGACACAGAAGCCGCCCGACGCCATAACCGCCCGGACAGGGCTTGGCTCCATGTCGGTGAGGCGCCTATCACGACCGTGTCTCCGCTTCTCGCCCGCGGTGGATTCCTCGTGGTCGGGAGGCCGCCGGATTGCCGGATCCGGTCATAGGCGGGCCATCGCGGCCCGTCCGTCGCACACTTCTTGAGGGACGACCTGTCCGCTCTTGAGGGACGACCTGTCCGCCGTTTTCGGGCCGCAAGGGGCGCGGCCCGATGAACACACCCGACCACCGGAACCACCCGCAGGGCGCCGGCCGGGCGCGCTCCGGGCGAACCGCGAAGGCCCGGCGCCCGAGCCCGCGACAGGCGCACGCCGGCGGCGGACCCGCCGCCCGCGAACGCCCGGAAGCGGCTCGCGACATGGGAGAACGTGCTCGATGTCCGAAATGGCAGAACTCTCCCACCTTTGACCCCTGGAACGAATATCGTTTTCATGCGACGCTGTTCCCTGTCCCAGACCCGGTGAGAGGGGAGAACGATCATGTCCCTGACTGTCGACGATCGCCTGCTCGAGAAGGCCCGCCAGGGCGAGGTGGACGACGCGTCCTTCGTGGCGTGCGTCCGTGACTCGCTGCCGTACGCGTGGGAGGTCATCAGCGGTGTCATCGCCCGGATGCGCGACGGTGACACCGGCTTCGCCGACAACCAGACCCCGCCGCCCGACGAGCAGGCCCGCGGGCAGTTGCTCCGCGTCCTCGCGAGCGACTCGATGCGCGGGGCACTGGAGCGCCACTTCGGTGTGCGCCTGGCGTTCCAGAACTGTCACCGCGTCGCGGCCTTCGACTTCGCCGTCGAGGGCAACGCCGAGCGGCACGAGCGCTTCATCTCGCCCCGCGCCCAGCTCCTGAACCAGTCCCCGGAACTGGTCGACTGCTGACCCGTCCCCGGTCCCATCCCCGACCTGGACCCATCTCCAACCCGTCCCCGACCTGAACCGTCCCCGACCTGAACCGTCCCCGTGCCGAACCCCGTCACGGACCCGACCCGTCCCTGACGGGGGTCATCCCGACCCCCGCCTCCGCCCGGTGCCGGACGTCCGGCGGCACCGGGCGGAGGCGGGGCCATGGCCGAGACGCCGCGAACGCGGAATGAGCCCGGGATCCCCGGGTACCGCCACGGCGTGCGGCTAGAACCGGGAGATCGCGTGGGGGATGTGCAAACGGGACCGCAGGCTGGAAACGGCGTGCGCACGGGTCCGGACGGGCTGCTGGCGAGCCTGAAACGGGCCGCGGCGGCGTTGCAGGACGCGGGCATCGAGTTCGCGCTCGTGGGCGGGTTCGCCGCCTACGCGCGCGGCGCGGCCGTGTCCACGCACGACGTGGACTTCGCGCTGCGGGAGCGTGATGTCCCCGCGGCGCTGGACGCGCTCGGCGCGGTGGGCATGCGGCACGCGGAGTGCCCCGAGAACTGGCTCGCGAAGGCCTACGACGGGGACCACCTGATCGACCTCATCCACACGCCGTCCGGGCGGCCGGTGGACGACGACCTGCTCGGGCGCGCGGAGGAGATGACCGTCGGGGCGGTGTTCATGCCCGTCCTGCCCGCCACCGACCTGGTGGTCATGCGGCTGCTGGCGTTCACCGAGACCGCCTGCGACTTCAGCGGGTTCCTGCACGTGAGCCGCGCTCTGCGGGAGCAGGTGGACTGGCCGCGCGTCGCGTCCGAGACCGCGGAGTCCCCGTACGCCTACGCGTTCCTGACCCTGCTGACCAGGCTCGGCGTCATCGAAGGGGGCGTCCTGTGACCGACATGCCCGAATACCTGTCCGCCCACATCCAGGAGAGGCTGGCGGCGCAGGCGCACGAACTCGGCATCCGCGTCGACGTCCGCGGGGACGTGGTGCACCTGCGCGGCGAGGTGGTGAGCGAGGAGCGGCGGCGGGAGGTCGAGGAGGCCGCCCGCGCCGCCGCCGAGGGCCACCGGATCTGCAACGAGGTGTCGGTGGTGCCGGTGGGCGAGCCGGACGGCGAGGAGCGGCTCTCATGATCCGCGTCGCGGCGGCGGGCGACCTGCACGTGGGCCCGGAGGTGGCCGGCGCCTACCGGGCGCGGCTGCACGGGCTGGCCGACCAGGCGGACGTGTTCCTCGTCGCAGGCGATCTGACCAGGCACGG carries:
- a CDS encoding alkene reductase, translated to MKELFEPLPVGKLELPNRLVMAPMTRSRAFEDGEVTGLTAEYYAQRATAGLIISEGTQPSVRGQGYVWTPGLHSGGQVEAWRAVTGAVHAAGGRIFAQLMHTGRVGHPVLYPDGAPPLGPSAIASGEQLFTPEGMLDHPEPREMTTDDIAQAVREFADAARNAMDAGFDGVELHGANGYLIHQFLGDGSNTRTDGYGGTVQNRIRFAVEVTQAVAEAIGPEHVGLRVSPGNNANGVTESDTPALYTALVAALAPLGIAYLHVMETGLRDLTRTLRAAWPGTLILNPHPTPDTDQATPEHGAEALREGLADAVSFARLWLANPDLPERIRAGGPYNEADPASFYGGDHRGYTDYPALTA
- a CDS encoding C40 family peptidase, coding for MRAARQAPSAKSGVILHTPRNPLKTRIARTSLAGGTVLTTATALGVSLLVAAPAQATPARATAPAQAVTATNLAATKISASRKARQKKRAAIAVKFAYKQIGDPYRYGGNGPGSWDCSGLAGTAWRKAGVKLPRTTQQIYRAVKYKVSWKGAVKGDLLFFYGGKTHMGIYVGKGYMIHAPSSGKRVKKVKLAGYYKRHFSGAVRPGY
- a CDS encoding SCO5389 family protein; translation: MSLTVDDRLLEKARQGEVDDASFVACVRDSLPYAWEVISGVIARMRDGDTGFADNQTPPPDEQARGQLLRVLASDSMRGALERHFGVRLAFQNCHRVAAFDFAVEGNAERHERFISPRAQLLNQSPELVDC
- a CDS encoding nucleotidyltransferase, whose product is MRTGPDGLLASLKRAAAALQDAGIEFALVGGFAAYARGAAVSTHDVDFALRERDVPAALDALGAVGMRHAECPENWLAKAYDGDHLIDLIHTPSGRPVDDDLLGRAEEMTVGAVFMPVLPATDLVVMRLLAFTETACDFSGFLHVSRALREQVDWPRVASETAESPYAYAFLTLLTRLGVIEGGVL
- a CDS encoding BON domain-containing protein, producing MPEYLSAHIQERLAAQAHELGIRVDVRGDVVHLRGEVVSEERRREVEEAARAAAEGHRICNEVSVVPVGEPDGEERLS